From Deinococcus cellulosilyticus NBRC 106333 = KACC 11606:
TTGTGCCCCTTAAACGCCCGCGCAATCTTCAGAAAATTGTCCAGCAGCTGGTGTCCCTTTTCCGTCAGGGCGCTTTCCGGGTGGAACTGAACCCCGTGCACAGGGTACTGCTGGTGCTGCAGGCCCATCAGGGTGCCGTCCTGGGACCAGGCGTTCCCCACCAGGGTGTCTGGGAGGTTCTGCACGATCAGGCTGTGGTAGCGGGTGACCCTGAGAGGGCTTGGCAGTTCCTCGAACAGCCCCGACTGGTCATGGGTCACCTGGGAGGTCTTGCCATGCACAGGCTCACCGGATTTGACCACCTCTCCACCGAATGCTTCTGCGATGCACTGGTGACCCAGGCACACGCCCAGAATCGGGATGGAGGTGTGAAACTGCTGGATGACTTCCAGGGATTTCCCGGAATTGCGGGGATGGCTGGGTCCGGGGGAAATGATGATGGCATCCGGGTTCAGTTCACGCACGTCCTGAAGTTCAAATTGATCGTTGCGCCACACCGTCACACTGGTGCCGAGCTCCATGAAGTACCGCACCAGATTGAAGGTGAAGGAGTCGTAGTTGTCGATCATCAGGAGTTCCATGCAAACCTCACAGGCAGCAGGTTGAAGTCTGCAAGGAAGAATTCTGCTTCAGGGTGCTCGG
This genomic window contains:
- a CDS encoding anthranilate synthase component II, whose translation is MELLMIDNYDSFTFNLVRYFMELGTSVTVWRNDQFELQDVRELNPDAIIISPGPSHPRNSGKSLEVIQQFHTSIPILGVCLGHQCIAEAFGGEVVKSGEPVHGKTSQVTHDQSGLFEELPSPLRVTRYHSLIVQNLPDTLVGNAWSQDGTLMGLQHQQYPVHGVQFHPESALTEKGHQLLDNFLKIARAFKGH